In Bradysia coprophila strain Holo2 unplaced genomic scaffold, BU_Bcop_v1 contig_358, whole genome shotgun sequence, one DNA window encodes the following:
- the LOC119081247 gene encoding uncharacterized protein LOC119081247 → MSNKTSELCITSLNETVLLRIFKLLNWIDSINLSATCKRMKNINFWLSKQNEEFDFNGFVENATVPIGNILPVIGPYIRVAKISEQEIRELFMVNCCNIKSLKIDGSISRSAAITLNTWLKQLKIESLSIGQTFEDHVEELLNGIEGLRSFVFDSFQKLLPEDFFNQNTSIRHLLLILGDSQELSLDLSSLQVLHSLQSLSITTERTTVLIDVRKYVKIEQLQEFSINILDDNWDACIWDDFATYLAENSKVDKLRMNGCIDIDHRTCSTLNSFNLKSLWLDVSVSWEDFTSSFRESAMPRLKYLRLEWPISWCRTEKIGRILDIWPTVEAICLNVQEGSSNLIMHFKDEFYADLLKRYDNRPGSSELRIHIFSSEISFNFVSKRYNVIEGKECCSCKESFQLWDDDRVKCNL, encoded by the exons atgagtAACAAAACAAGTGAATTGTGTATTACAAGTCTAAACGAAACAGTGCTGTTACGCATTTTCAAATTGCTGAATTGGATTGATTCGATTAATTTGTCAGCTACGTGTaaacgtatgaaaaatataaactttTGGTTGTCAAAGCAGAACGAAGAGTTCGATTTCAACGGATTTGTGGAAAATGCCACAGTTCCCATCGGAAATATATTGCCCGTAATCGGACCATATATTCGAGTAGCCAAAATTTCCGAACAAGAAATTAGAGAATTGTTCATGGTAAATTGCTGTAACATAAAATCCCTGAAAATCGATGGGTCCATCAGTCGCAGTGCTGCTATTACATTAAACACTTGGTTGAAACAGTTGAAGATTGAGAGCCTATCAATTGGACAAACATTTGAAGACCACGTAGAAGAGCTGTTGAACGGAATCGAAGGGCTGAGGTCATTTGTATTTGATAGTTTTCAAAAACTATTGCCCGAGGACTTTTTTAACCAAAACACTTCGATTCGACATCTTCTCCTCATTCTGGGAGATTCACAGGAGTTGTCTTTGGATTTATCATCCCTTCAAGTGCTGCACAGTCTCCAAAGTCTGTCGATAACTACTGAACGAACGACTGTACTCATCGATGTccgaaaatatgtgaaaatagAACAACTGCaggaattttcaattaatatcCTGGATGATAATTGGGATGCATGTATATGGGACGATTTCGCGACGTATTTAGCAGAAAATTCGAAAGTGGATAAATTGAGAATGAACGGTTGCATAGATATCGACCATAGAACGTGTTCCACCttaaattcattcaacttAAAATCACTTTGGTTGGATGTTAGTGTTTCTTGGGAGGATTTTACATCGAGTTTTCGTGAAAGTGCAATGCCCCGTCTAAAATATTTAAGATTGGAATGGCCTATCTCATGGTGCAGGACAGAAAAAATTGGGCGTATCCTGGACATATGGCCAACCGTCGAAGCGATTTGTTTGAACGTACAGGAGGGATCTTCTAATCTTATAATGCATTTCAAAGATGAATTCTATGCCGACCTATTGAAACGATATGACAATCGACCAGGATCATCAGAATTAAGAATTCATATCTTCTCTTCTGAG ATATCATTCAACTTTGTTTCGAAGCGGTATAACGTCATTGAGGGCAAAGAATGCTGCTCATGCAAAGAGAGTTTTCAATTGTGGGATGATGACCGtgttaaatgtaatttatga